A part of Molothrus aeneus isolate 106 chromosome 10, BPBGC_Maene_1.0, whole genome shotgun sequence genomic DNA contains:
- the ZBBX gene encoding zinc finger B-box domain-containing protein 1 — MNVNDFVILPGSKAGTSVRLKTKTVKELQLEKAQLEAENKEMERRLLQLQSNMSREKEERRKLGAYHWKSGQAGPRTPQTRTVAQNNENRKKVSPQRVKLQVLKQIQEPVKKPVKPKRGNVVAHEKLGVKGVGYGPPEIKGGLLEPGSASTSVSPGKQDQGLLLSGAFDEKASAESFQEALLQWRRGESDPGGGLCASEVPSEAVGNCEVQTSVSALKEPIHVEFQKDGLSYMEKLLLKKYRRTPVDQFFASCMKDSRPVQALSVQQDGAEGGGQGDDDDDDDDIEELTDEEVKKYWASIYRAEESNTVSENAESSLQIEFLDDSQSEDLEESSDSSVEETGDVGMNKQGKTDPVEGGRNPVSPKEISQEKLIVCSDLEINAVQEESIEPKAGRGSLSSCGLAEEISEPTEGVSKDLPGADLRSSRDLETELQQSRREPQELGRVCNAQSLVLPGTAKSSALQDVAKRQKCGSASYQGLEGFFVVGANPKQEKLEAPSSLSAASSPRDRSIPFPGDEQWVSERSLSECADDSVVQGVLESQLNGAAKAFQAQNQLSHLMAAWMPWPDISGHENHSSLACEDGTSSSRAMEKISGNADFQSTLELKDHDTFDIFGDWEESQMDAEEAILEDKQQVLALQ; from the exons ATGAATGTCAATGATTTTGTAATTCTCCCAGGCTCAAAAGCTGGAACCTCAGTGagattaaaaacaaa AACTGTCAAGGAATTGCAGCTGGAGAAAGCTCAGttagaagcagaaaacaaagagatGGAGAGGAGATTATTGCAGCTGCAGTCAAACatgagcagagaaaaagaagagaggag GAAGTTGGGTGCTTATCATTGGAAATCTGGGCAGGCAGGACcaaggaccccccaaacccgaACTGTGgcacaaaataatgaaaacaggaaaaag GTTTCTCCACAAAGAGTGAAGTTACAAGTACTCAAACAGATTCAAG AGCCAGTGAAAAAACCAGTCAAGCCTAAAAGAGGAAATGTGGTAGCTCATGAGAAGTTGGGAGTAAAGGGGGTGGGCTATGGACCACCTGAAATTAAGGGTGGCCTGCTG GAACCAGGCTCAGCATCAACCAGCGTGAGCCCTGGGAAGCAGGACCAAGGATTGCTGCTGAGTGGTGCCTTTGATGAGAAGGCATCTGCAGAGTCTTTCCAGGAAGCTTTGCTTCAGTGGAGGAGAGGTGAGAGTGATCCTGGAGGAGGCCTGTGTGCCAGTGAGGTCCCATCAG AAGCTGTGGGGAATTGTGAGGTACAGACCAGTGTTAGTGCTCTGAAGGAACCCATCCATGTGGAATTCCAGAAGGATGGCCTGAGCTACATGGAGAAACTCCTGCTGAAGAAATACAGAAG AACTCCAGTTGATCAATTTTTTGCAAGTTGCATGAAAGATTCAAGGCCTGTGCAAGCCCTGAGTGTTCAGCAGGATGGGGCTGAAGGAGGAGGACAaggagatgatgatgatgatgatgatgacattGAGGAGTTAACAG ATGAAGAGGTGAAGAAATACTGGGCATCTATTTATAGAGCTGAAGAATCCAACACTGTTTCTGAAAATGCAGAGTCCTCTTTGCAAATTGAGTTCCTTGATGAT TCTCAGAGTGAGGACTTGGAAGAATCTTCAGACTCTTCAGTGGAGGAAACTGGAGATGTGGGAATGAATAAGCAAGGAAAAACTGACCCAGTGGAGGGTGGAAG AAATCCTGTTTCTCCCAAAGAAATTTCTCAAG AAAAACTGATTGTCTGCAGCGATCTTGAAATAAatgcagtgcaggaggagagcaTTGAAccaaaggctgggagaggatcCCTGAGCTCCTGTGGACTTGCTGAGGAGATCTCTGAGCCCACTGAGGGGGTGAGCAAAGATCTCCCTGGGGCTgacctgaggagcagcagggatctggagacagaactgcagcagagcaggagagagccACAAGAACTGGGCAGGGTCTGCAACGCCCAGAGCTTGGTCCTGCCTGGAACTGCAAAATCTTCAGCA TTACAGGATGTAGCCAAAAGACAGAAATGTGGTTCTGCATCATATCAGGGACTTGAAGGTTTCTTTGTTGTAGGTGCAAACCCtaaacaagaaaagctggaGGCCCCTTCTTCCCtgtctgctgcctccagccctaGGGACAGGAGTATCCCTTTTCCAG GAGATGAGCAGTGGGTTTCTGAGAGGAGCCTGAGTGAATGTGCTGACGACTCTGTAGTTCAAGGTGTCTTGGAAAGTCAGCTGAACGGAGCTGCAAAAGCTTTCCAGGCTCAAAATCAACTTTCTCACCTGATGGCAGCATGGATGCCATGGCCAG ACATTTCAGGCCATGAAAATCATTCCAGCTTAGCTTGTGAAGATGGAAcctcctccagcagagccatggAGAAGATCTCTGGAAATGCAGATTTCCAGAGCACCCTGGAGCTGAAAGATCACGACACATTTGATATTTTTGG GGACTGGGAGGAAAGCCAAATGGATGCTGAGGAAGCAATTCTGGAGGACAAACAGCAGGTTCTGGCATTGCAGTGA